A genome region from Pseudomonas helmanticensis includes the following:
- a CDS encoding ABC transporter permease subunit, whose protein sequence is MSTPTSSVATSASNADQSLLYPSPYKEFWQAFSKNKGAVAGLLFMLLVIFCALFAPWVAPHNPSEQYRDFLLTPPAWLEGGQMQFLLGTDELGRDLLSRLIQGSRLSLLIGLSSVVMSLIPGILLGLFAGFFPKMIGPTIMRLMDIMLALPSLLLAVAIVAILGPGLINTVIAIAVVSLPSYVRLTRAAVMGELNRDYVTAARLAGAGLPRLMFITVLPNCMAPLIVQATLSFSSAILDAAALGFLGLGVQPPTPEWGTMLASARDYIERAWWVVSLPGLTILLSVLAINLMGDGLRDALDPKLKNAA, encoded by the coding sequence ATGAGCACTCCAACTTCCTCAGTAGCGACTTCCGCCTCCAACGCGGATCAAAGCCTGCTGTATCCGTCGCCGTACAAAGAGTTCTGGCAAGCCTTCTCGAAGAACAAGGGCGCGGTTGCCGGCCTGCTGTTCATGTTGCTGGTGATTTTCTGCGCGCTGTTCGCGCCATGGGTCGCCCCGCACAACCCGAGCGAGCAATACCGCGACTTCCTGCTGACGCCACCGGCGTGGCTTGAAGGCGGGCAGATGCAGTTCCTGCTCGGTACCGATGAATTGGGTCGTGACTTGCTGTCGCGCCTGATCCAGGGTTCGCGCCTGTCGCTGCTGATCGGCTTGTCGTCGGTAGTGATGTCGCTGATTCCGGGGATCCTTCTGGGTCTGTTCGCCGGCTTCTTCCCGAAGATGATCGGCCCGACCATCATGCGGCTGATGGACATCATGCTGGCCCTGCCGTCGCTGCTGCTGGCGGTGGCGATTGTCGCCATCCTCGGCCCTGGACTGATCAACACCGTGATCGCCATTGCCGTGGTGTCCTTGCCGTCCTACGTGCGTCTGACCCGTGCCGCCGTGATGGGGGAACTGAACCGCGACTACGTAACCGCCGCGCGCCTGGCCGGTGCCGGTCTGCCGCGCCTGATGTTCATCACCGTGCTGCCCAACTGCATGGCGCCGCTGATCGTGCAGGCAACCCTGAGTTTCTCCTCGGCGATTCTCGATGCTGCCGCACTGGGCTTCCTCGGCCTTGGCGTACAACCGCCAACCCCTGAGTGGGGCACCATGCTGGCCTCGGCCCGCGACTACATCGAACGTGCCTGGTGGGTAGTCAGTCTGCCTGGTTTGACCATTTTGCTCAGCGTGCTGGCAATCAACTTGATGGGCGACGGTCTGCGCGATGCGCTGGACCCGAAACTCAAGAACGCCGCCTGA
- a CDS encoding ABC transporter ATP-binding protein, which yields MSLLEIKNLNVRFGDKTATPVVDGLDLKVDKGEVLAIVGESGSGKSVTMMALMGLIEHPGIVTADSLNFDGKDMLKLSNRQRRQIVGKDLSMVFQDPMTALNPSYTVGFQIEEVLRLHLKMSGKQARKRAIELLEKVEIPGAASRMDAYPHQLSGGMSQRVAIAMAIAGEPKLLIADEPTTALDVTIQAQIMDLLLALQKEQNMGLVLITHDLAVVAETAQRVCVMYAGQAVEVGQVPQLFDIPAHPYSEALLKAIPEHSLGASRLSTLPGIVPGRYDRPQGCLLSPRCPYVQDSCRAQRPGLDPKAHSLARCFYPMNQEVA from the coding sequence ATGTCACTGCTAGAAATCAAGAATCTCAACGTTCGCTTCGGCGACAAGACCGCGACCCCGGTGGTCGACGGCCTCGATCTGAAAGTCGACAAAGGCGAAGTGCTGGCCATCGTTGGCGAATCGGGCTCGGGCAAATCCGTGACCATGATGGCCCTGATGGGCCTGATCGAGCATCCGGGCATCGTCACCGCCGACTCACTCAACTTTGACGGCAAAGACATGCTCAAGCTGAGCAACCGTCAGCGTCGGCAAATCGTCGGCAAAGATCTGTCGATGGTCTTCCAGGATCCGATGACCGCGCTGAACCCGAGCTACACCGTCGGTTTCCAGATCGAAGAAGTGCTGCGCCTGCACCTGAAAATGTCCGGCAAGCAAGCGCGCAAACGTGCGATCGAGCTGCTGGAAAAAGTCGAAATTCCCGGCGCCGCCAGCCGTATGGACGCCTACCCGCATCAACTCTCCGGCGGTATGAGCCAGCGCGTTGCGATCGCCATGGCGATTGCCGGCGAGCCGAAACTGCTGATCGCCGACGAACCGACCACGGCGCTCGACGTGACGATTCAGGCACAGATCATGGATCTGCTGCTGGCGTTGCAGAAAGAACAGAACATGGGCCTGGTGCTGATCACTCACGACCTCGCAGTCGTGGCGGAAACCGCCCAGCGCGTCTGCGTGATGTACGCGGGCCAGGCCGTTGAAGTCGGTCAGGTGCCGCAACTGTTCGACATCCCGGCGCATCCGTACAGCGAAGCGCTGCTCAAGGCGATTCCCGAGCACAGCCTCGGCGCCTCACGCCTGTCGACGTTGCCGGGCATCGTCCCGGGCCGTTACGACCGTCCGCAGGGTTGCCTGCTGTCGCCGCGCTGCCCGTACGTGCAGGACAGCTGCCGCGCCCAGCGTCCAGGCCTTGATCCGAAAGCCCACAGCCTCGCCCGCTGCTTCTACCCGATGAACCAGGAGGTGGCGTAA
- a CDS encoding peptide ABC transporter ATP-binding protein, translating into MAVVLTARDLTRHYEVSRGLFKGHATVRALNGVSFELEAGKTLAVVGESGCGKSTLARALTLIEEPSSGSLKIAGQEVTGADKSQRKQLRKDVQMVFQSPYASLNPRQKVGDQLGEPLLINTNLSAAERREKVQAMMKQVGLRPEHYQRYPHMFSGGQRQRIALARAMMLQPKVLVADEPTSALDVSIQAQVLNLFMDLQQEFNTAYVFISHNLAVVQHVADDVMVMYLGRPVEMGPKNDIYERPLHPYTQALLSATPTIHPDPNKPKIKIVGELPNPLNPPSGCAFHKRCPYATERCSTEEPALRLLDRRQVACHYAEQFLDGAA; encoded by the coding sequence ATGGCCGTCGTACTTACCGCCCGCGACCTCACCCGTCACTACGAAGTCTCCCGTGGCCTGTTCAAGGGCCATGCGACCGTGCGCGCCCTCAACGGTGTGTCGTTCGAACTGGAAGCCGGCAAGACCCTCGCGGTTGTTGGCGAATCGGGTTGCGGCAAATCCACTCTGGCCCGTGCGTTGACGCTGATTGAAGAGCCTTCTTCCGGTTCGCTGAAAATCGCTGGCCAGGAAGTGACTGGCGCTGACAAGTCCCAGCGCAAGCAATTGCGCAAAGACGTGCAGATGGTTTTTCAAAGCCCGTACGCCTCATTGAACCCACGGCAGAAAGTCGGTGACCAGCTCGGCGAACCTTTGCTGATCAACACCAACCTTTCCGCTGCCGAACGTCGCGAGAAAGTCCAGGCGATGATGAAGCAGGTCGGCTTGCGCCCTGAACACTACCAGCGTTATCCGCACATGTTCTCCGGCGGTCAGCGCCAGCGTATCGCCCTGGCCCGGGCGATGATGTTGCAACCGAAGGTGCTGGTGGCGGACGAACCGACCTCGGCGCTCGACGTGTCGATTCAGGCGCAGGTGTTGAACCTGTTCATGGATCTGCAGCAGGAGTTCAACACCGCTTACGTGTTCATTTCGCACAACCTTGCGGTGGTGCAACACGTGGCCGATGACGTGATGGTGATGTACCTCGGTCGCCCGGTGGAAATGGGGCCGAAGAACGATATCTACGAGCGTCCGCTGCACCCGTACACCCAGGCGCTGTTGTCGGCGACCCCGACCATTCACCCGGACCCGAACAAGCCGAAAATCAAGATTGTCGGCGAACTGCCTAACCCGCTGAACCCGCCATCGGGCTGTGCTTTCCACAAGCGCTGCCCGTATGCGACCGAGCGTTGCAGCACGGAAGAGCCGGCCTTGCGCCTGCTTGACCGTCGCCAGGTGGCTTGCCACTACGCCGAGCAGTTCCTCGACGGCGCCGCGTAA
- a CDS encoding MFS transporter — MTGRLIHLLRLDGYFSLMAWVLAALLFINRLSSMVKLFMALYLRQELGLAIETVGWLLATYGGGLLIGSMLGGWLSDHVRTARLTAALFFVSMWVLILLGLVTQVPLLAGLLLLSGTVDGAIRTLHQRLIMEYCEPAQRPRAQALSRVARNLGMAAAGIAGGVLAQTDFRWVFFASAAMTLLALLWFVRTTWRRPVLKSDEVAEAGTGTGAPLRDTAFLWLLAAAVLLGMAFDTVYSTLGNYLRDYYHLSTEAIGWQFGLNAMLVVALQIPLTHWGERWGARRQLLAGCVLLAIGLAMLPFGSGLLYVCLSTVIWTLGEAFFMPPMNVLVMQHAQGGKSGQYFGLFFMSWSASALLSPVLSGQLYGRFGGHSVWFASATLALMTLPLIYLATRSSIQAKALDTRKGRPSLS; from the coding sequence ATGACGGGTCGATTGATTCACCTGCTACGTCTCGACGGCTATTTCAGCCTGATGGCCTGGGTGCTCGCCGCGTTGCTGTTCATCAATCGCCTGAGCAGCATGGTCAAGCTGTTCATGGCGTTGTATCTGCGTCAGGAGCTGGGGCTGGCGATCGAGACGGTTGGCTGGTTGCTGGCGACGTATGGCGGCGGTTTGCTGATCGGCTCGATGCTCGGTGGCTGGCTCAGTGATCATGTGCGCACCGCGCGGCTGACGGCGGCGTTGTTTTTCGTTTCGATGTGGGTGCTGATCCTCCTCGGGCTGGTGACGCAGGTGCCGCTCTTGGCCGGGTTGCTGTTGCTCAGCGGCACCGTCGATGGCGCGATTCGTACGTTGCACCAGCGCTTGATCATGGAGTATTGCGAGCCTGCGCAGCGCCCCCGCGCCCAGGCTCTGAGCCGGGTGGCGCGCAACCTCGGCATGGCTGCCGCCGGTATTGCCGGCGGGGTGTTGGCGCAGACGGATTTTCGCTGGGTGTTTTTTGCCAGTGCGGCGATGACGCTGCTGGCGTTGCTCTGGTTTGTGCGCACCACCTGGCGCCGGCCGGTGCTGAAATCTGACGAGGTAGCCGAGGCGGGCACTGGCACTGGAGCGCCGTTACGTGACACTGCGTTTCTCTGGCTACTGGCGGCGGCGGTGTTGCTCGGGATGGCTTTCGACACCGTCTACAGCACGCTGGGCAACTACCTGCGCGACTACTATCACCTGAGCACCGAAGCCATCGGTTGGCAGTTCGGGCTCAATGCGATGCTGGTGGTGGCGCTGCAAATTCCACTGACGCACTGGGGCGAGCGTTGGGGCGCACGGCGGCAACTGCTGGCCGGTTGTGTGCTGCTGGCGATCGGCTTGGCAATGCTGCCGTTTGGCTCAGGTTTGCTTTACGTCTGTCTGTCGACGGTGATCTGGACACTGGGTGAAGCTTTTTTCATGCCGCCGATGAATGTGCTGGTCATGCAGCATGCGCAGGGCGGTAAAAGCGGCCAATATTTTGGCCTGTTCTTCATGAGCTGGAGCGCGAGCGCACTCTTGTCGCCGGTGCTGAGTGGTCAGCTGTATGGGCGCTTCGGCGGGCACAGCGTGTGGTTTGCCAGTGCGACGCTGGCGCTGATGACGTTGCCGCTGATCTACCTGGCGACCCGTTCATCTATCCAAGCCAAGGCGCTCGATACCCGCAAAGGAAGGCCTTCACTTAGCTGA
- a CDS encoding peptide chain release factor 3, producing the protein MTNQAAEVAKRRTFAIISHPDAGKTTITEKLLLMGKAIAVAGTVKSRKSDRHATSDWMEMEKQRGISITTSVMQFPYREHMINLLDTPGHEDFSEDTYRTLTAVDSALMVLDGGKGVEPRTIALMDVCRLRDTPIVSFINKLDRDIRDPIELLDEIEAVLKIKAAPITWPIGCYRDFKGVYHLADDYIIVYTAGHGHERTETKIIEKLDSDEARAHLGDEYERFIEQLELVQGACHEFNQQEFLDGQLTPVFFGTALGNFGVDHVLDAVVDWAPRPLARVANERTVEPIEEKFSGFIFKIQANMDPKHRDRIAFMRICSGKYEKGMKMRHVRTGKDVRIGDALTFFSSEREQLEEAFAGDIIGLHNHGTIQIGDTFSEGETLGFTGIPHFAPELFRRVRLRDPLKSKQLRQGLQQLAEEGATQVFFPERSNDIILGAVGVLQFDVVASRLKEEYKVECSYEPITVYSARWIECGDKKKLEEFSNKAVENLAVDGGGHLTYLAPTRVNLALMEERWPDVKFRATREHH; encoded by the coding sequence ATGACCAACCAGGCCGCCGAAGTCGCGAAACGCCGCACTTTCGCCATTATTTCCCACCCCGATGCCGGTAAAACCACGATCACCGAAAAGCTCCTGTTGATGGGCAAGGCGATTGCAGTGGCCGGTACGGTGAAATCCCGTAAATCTGATCGCCATGCGACATCCGACTGGATGGAGATGGAGAAGCAGCGGGGTATTTCCATTACCACGTCGGTCATGCAGTTCCCGTATCGCGAACACATGATCAACCTGCTCGACACCCCGGGCCACGAAGACTTCTCCGAAGATACCTACCGCACCCTGACGGCGGTCGACTCGGCATTGATGGTTCTCGACGGCGGTAAAGGTGTCGAGCCACGGACCATTGCGCTGATGGACGTCTGCCGTCTGCGTGACACGCCGATTGTCAGTTTCATCAACAAACTCGACCGTGACATCCGCGACCCGATCGAACTGCTCGACGAAATCGAAGCGGTCCTGAAGATCAAGGCTGCGCCGATCACCTGGCCGATCGGTTGCTACCGCGACTTCAAGGGCGTGTACCACCTGGCTGACGACTACATCATTGTCTACACCGCCGGTCACGGTCACGAACGCACCGAAACCAAGATCATCGAGAAGCTCGATTCGGACGAAGCCCGCGCGCACCTGGGCGACGAGTACGAGCGTTTCATCGAGCAGCTGGAACTGGTTCAAGGCGCCTGCCACGAATTCAACCAGCAGGAATTCCTCGACGGTCAGCTGACTCCGGTGTTCTTCGGTACCGCACTGGGCAACTTCGGTGTTGACCACGTACTCGACGCCGTCGTTGATTGGGCGCCGCGTCCGCTGGCCCGTGTGGCCAACGAACGTACCGTTGAGCCGATCGAAGAGAAGTTCTCCGGCTTCATCTTCAAGATTCAGGCGAACATGGACCCGAAGCACCGCGACCGTATCGCCTTCATGCGCATTTGCTCCGGCAAGTACGAAAAAGGCATGAAGATGCGCCACGTGCGCACCGGCAAGGACGTGCGCATCGGCGACGCCCTGACGTTCTTCTCCTCCGAGCGTGAGCAACTGGAAGAAGCCTTTGCCGGCGACATCATCGGTCTGCACAACCACGGCACCATCCAGATCGGCGACACCTTCAGCGAAGGCGAAACCCTCGGTTTCACCGGTATTCCGCACTTCGCCCCGGAACTGTTCCGCCGCGTTCGCCTGCGTGACCCGCTGAAATCCAAGCAACTGCGTCAGGGCCTGCAACAGCTGGCCGAAGAAGGCGCAACGCAGGTGTTCTTCCCGGAGCGCAGCAACGACATCATCCTCGGCGCCGTCGGTGTGCTGCAGTTCGACGTGGTCGCCAGCCGTTTGAAAGAGGAATACAAGGTCGAGTGCTCCTACGAGCCGATCACCGTGTACTCCGCGCGCTGGATCGAATGCGGCGACAAGAAGAAGCTCGAAGAATTCTCCAACAAGGCAGTAGAAAACCTTGCGGTCGACGGCGGCGGTCACCTGACCTACCTCGCCCCGACGCGGGTCAATCTGGCGTTGATGGAAGAGCGCTGGCCGGACGTGAAATTCCGTGCGACGCGTGAGCATCACTAA
- a CDS encoding ABC transporter permease, translating to MGGAVVIALLALLVHWIGINTIEHYRDDLLFYLQAHLILVLASMLAALVVGIPAGIFLSRPTMVGRAERFMQIFNIGNTVPPLAVLAIALGVLGIGSGPAIFALFLASLLPIVRNTYEGLKNVQGSLKEAAVGIGMTPRQVLWKVELPNAVPIIVGGVRVALAINVGTAPLAFLIGANSLGSLIFPGIALNNQPQLLLGAACTALLALLLDGVVTLASRLWLERGLRTS from the coding sequence ATGGGAGGTGCGGTGGTGATCGCGCTCCTGGCCCTGCTGGTCCACTGGATCGGCATCAACACGATCGAACACTACCGCGACGATTTGTTGTTTTACCTGCAAGCTCATCTGATTCTCGTCCTCGCTTCAATGCTGGCCGCCCTTGTCGTGGGCATCCCCGCCGGCATCTTCCTCAGTCGCCCGACCATGGTCGGCCGCGCTGAACGCTTCATGCAGATCTTCAATATCGGTAACACCGTGCCTCCGCTGGCCGTGCTCGCGATTGCCCTGGGCGTCCTCGGCATCGGCAGTGGCCCGGCGATCTTCGCTTTGTTCCTCGCCTCCCTGTTGCCGATCGTGCGCAACACCTACGAAGGCCTGAAAAATGTCCAAGGCTCGCTGAAAGAAGCGGCCGTCGGCATCGGCATGACGCCGCGCCAAGTGCTGTGGAAAGTCGAATTGCCCAACGCCGTGCCGATCATTGTCGGTGGTGTGCGCGTGGCCTTGGCGATCAACGTCGGCACCGCGCCGCTGGCCTTCCTGATCGGTGCCAACAGCCTCGGCAGCCTGATCTTCCCTGGCATCGCCCTGAACAATCAGCCGCAACTGCTGCTCGGCGCCGCGTGCACCGCGCTGCTGGCCTTGCTGCTCGATGGCGTCGTCACCCTCGCCAGCCGACTCTGGCTGGAACGCGGTTTGCGCACGTCTTAA
- a CDS encoding glycine betaine ABC transporter substrate-binding protein, with translation MKRFSLILGCILLFAGVAQAAEKPVIRLGARVFTEQTLLAEITAQYLRSKGYDAQITGGLGSNLARSAHESGQLDMLWEYTGVSLVAYNHVTEKLDSAQSYARVKELDAKKGLIWLTPSKFSNTYALALPKKVAEEYPQINNISQLNEVLRAEAKTNHLVALDTEFANRSDGLIGMVDLYGMNLTRNNIRQMDAGLVYTALRNGQVFAGLVYTTDGRLNAFGLKLLEDDKHYFPDYTAAPVVRQAYLDAHPQLAEQLKPLAELFDDETMRQLNARVDVDHESPSKVAADFLRQHPLN, from the coding sequence ATGAAACGATTTAGTTTGATTCTGGGCTGCATTCTGCTGTTCGCAGGCGTCGCCCAAGCCGCTGAAAAACCGGTTATCCGCCTCGGCGCCCGGGTGTTTACCGAGCAGACCCTGCTCGCCGAAATCACCGCACAGTACCTGCGCAGCAAAGGCTACGACGCGCAGATCACCGGTGGTCTGGGCAGCAACCTCGCCCGCAGCGCCCATGAAAGCGGGCAACTGGACATGCTTTGGGAATACACCGGCGTGTCGCTGGTGGCTTACAACCATGTCACCGAGAAACTCGACAGCGCCCAGTCCTACGCCCGAGTGAAAGAACTCGACGCGAAGAAAGGCCTGATCTGGCTGACACCGTCGAAATTCAGCAACACCTACGCCCTCGCGCTGCCAAAAAAGGTCGCCGAGGAATATCCGCAGATCAACAACATCAGCCAGTTGAACGAAGTGCTGCGCGCCGAGGCCAAGACCAATCATCTGGTGGCGCTGGACACCGAGTTCGCCAACCGCTCCGACGGCCTGATCGGCATGGTCGATCTCTACGGCATGAACCTGACCCGCAACAACATCCGCCAGATGGACGCGGGGCTGGTCTACACCGCGCTGCGTAACGGCCAGGTGTTTGCCGGTCTGGTCTACACCACCGACGGTCGCCTCAACGCCTTCGGCCTGAAGTTGCTGGAAGACGACAAGCATTACTTCCCCGACTACACAGCCGCCCCCGTGGTACGTCAGGCCTATCTCGACGCACACCCGCAACTGGCCGAACAACTCAAACCGCTGGCCGAACTGTTCGACGACGAAACCATGCGCCAGCTCAACGCGCGGGTCGATGTCGATCACGAAAGCCCATCGAAAGTTGCCGCCGATTTCCTGCGCCAACATCCGTTGAATTAA